The Caldisalinibacter kiritimatiensis DNA segment ATTTTAAAAGGTTACATTAAAACAAGAGGTAAAAAACCCATAGAAACATACAGAAAGAAAAAGAAATTCTATACCTACGACTACATCCGTAAAACCGGTGGTGACTTTGCTGGAATTTTAGCAGATGGGATGGTACAGATTGATGTAGATGATGAACAAGAAGCGGACCTTGTAAAAAATATAGTTACTGACCAGAAAATATCTTGTGCTATTTTAAGGACTACTAGAGGACTGCACTTTTACTTTAGAAATAAGGATATAAATAAAAGACAGACAAAAAAGAAAACACCAATAGGTGTATCTGTTGATATAGGTATTGGTGAGCAGAATGCTCTTGTACCAATAAAAGTAGAAGGTAAAACGAGAAGATGGCTAAACCGTATTGAAAATATTGAGGATATTGATTTTTTACCAGATTGGTTAAGACCTATTAAAAATACCCCAGATTTTAGCGCTCTAGGAGAAGGTGATGGGCGGAATCAAACTCTTTTTAATTATATACTTACCTTACAGTCAGAAGGTTTTAGTAAAGAAAGTATAAAAAACACTATTGCTATCATCAATCAATACATTTTAAAGGTACCACTGGAAAAAAGAGAACTAGATAAAATTTTAAGAGATGAAGCATTTTTAAAAGAGTCCTTTTATATTAAGTCAAAATTTCTTCATGATAAGTTTGCTAAATTTCTTAAAACAGAGGAGCACATCATAAAGATTAATAGCCAGCTTCATATCTACAGAGATGGTATATATAAAAGCGACCCACTAGAAATTGAATCATCTATGATTAAACATTTGCCGGAGCTTACAAAGTCTAAAAGAAATGAGATATATAGTTATTTACAGCTTATAGCAGAAGATGTAGAGCCATCAGATGCAAAATATATAGCCCTTGCAAGTGGAGTACTAGATATAGATACTATGACAATTACTGACTTTTCACCGAATTTAATATTACAAAATAAAATTGAATATGATTATCTTCCAAGTGCCTATGACTCAGTAGTAGATAGAACCCTTGATAAAATATGCTGTAATGATAAGGATTTACGAAAGCTCCTAGAAGAGTTAGTAGGATACTTACTCTTTAGAAGAAATGAAATGGGTAAGTGTTTTATCCTCACTGGAAGTGGGAGTAATGGGAAGTCCACATTCCTTGATATGACTAAAAATCTATTGGGTAGTGATAATTATTCATCCCTTGGAATAGATGAACTTGGTGAAAGATTTAAAACTGCAGAGCTTTTTCACAAATTAGCTAACATTGGAGATGACATTAGTAAAAAGTATATTGACGATAATGCCATTTTTAAAAAATTAGTTACAGGAGAAACGGTAAATGTAGAGAGAAAGGGAAAGGATCCCTTTGAATTTAATAACTATGCAAAGCTTCTTTTTAGTGCAAATAAACTACCGAGGATAAATGACACTTCAGATGGTTTAATGAGAAGACTTGTAATTATTCCTTTTAATGCAGTTTTTAGTGAAAAGGATTCAGATTTTGATGCCTTTATAAAAGACAAGCTTTTAACTAAGTCGGCTATGGAGTATTTATTAAAACTTGGAATAGAAGGATTAAAAAGAGTACTAACCACAGGATTTATAGAACCTTCAGTAGTAACAAAAGAGAAGAAGGAATATGAAATGGTTAATAATCCAGTTTTAACTTTCATAAATGAAGGAATAAAAATAGAAAATGAACCATCTAAAGATGTATACAGAAAATATAGTACTTGGTGTTATGAGAATGGGTTAAAGCCCCTTAGTCATGTGGAGTTTGGACGAGAAATTAATAAGCATGGTTTTGAATCAAAGGTAAAGAGAGTTAATGGGAAAACTATAAGGATTTATATAAAGGATATTACAGAAGTTACAGATAAGTGAAAACATCTGTAACTT contains these protein-coding regions:
- a CDS encoding DNA primase family protein, with protein sequence MDILKGYIKTRGKKPIETYRKKKKFYTYDYIRKTGGDFAGILADGMVQIDVDDEQEADLVKNIVTDQKISCAILRTTRGLHFYFRNKDINKRQTKKKTPIGVSVDIGIGEQNALVPIKVEGKTRRWLNRIENIEDIDFLPDWLRPIKNTPDFSALGEGDGRNQTLFNYILTLQSEGFSKESIKNTIAIINQYILKVPLEKRELDKILRDEAFLKESFYIKSKFLHDKFAKFLKTEEHIIKINSQLHIYRDGIYKSDPLEIESSMIKHLPELTKSKRNEIYSYLQLIAEDVEPSDAKYIALASGVLDIDTMTITDFSPNLILQNKIEYDYLPSAYDSVVDRTLDKICCNDKDLRKLLEELVGYLLFRRNEMGKCFILTGSGSNGKSTFLDMTKNLLGSDNYSSLGIDELGERFKTAELFHKLANIGDDISKKYIDDNAIFKKLVTGETVNVERKGKDPFEFNNYAKLLFSANKLPRINDTSDGLMRRLVIIPFNAVFSEKDSDFDAFIKDKLLTKSAMEYLLKLGIEGLKRVLTTGFIEPSVVTKEKKEYEMVNNPVLTFINEGIKIENEPSKDVYRKYSTWCYENGLKPLSHVEFGREINKHGFESKVKRVNGKTIRIYIKDITEVTDK